From the Candida dubliniensis CD36 chromosome 2, complete sequence genome, the window CACACAGTCAAAGATTTGTTTGTAATATATGTCAGTTTGCAAATAATCTTGTTCCCTCGGAATATGCTTCGGTTTTGGATGGGCGTGGATATAGAGTCGATAAGTTTGTTAGACCAGAATTGCATAAAGGGGTATATGATATTGTAGTGCCTaaagaatataattttGGCGGGCCAGACAAAGATTCAAACCCGTTGCAtgttgtttatttgattgatattaCTGAAAATAGCATTAAACAGAATTTGCCTGTTTTGATTACTGATGCTATTCGTGCTACTTTGTTCAGTTACAATCATTCTAGTGAAGATGTTTCCAACGGACACGATCGGGATCTGCCATGTAAGACAAAAGTGGCTATTATAGCATTTGATAAACGAATTCATTTCTTTAACttgtcatcatcattagaaTCGGCCcagatttcaatttctccTGATTTGGAGGACCCGTTTGTTCCATTCAGTGAAGGGTTGTTTGTGGACCCTGAAGAGAGTAGATTTGTCATAGAGGATGCTttgaattatattgaaaatttggcATCACAGGATAGAGTTCCTGACTTGGAACCATGTTTTTCTGTTGCTTGTCGCACAGCAAGTATGTGCTTGGATTTGTTTGGTGGTGGGAAAATCATTTCGTTACTAAGTAACTTGCCATCTTGGGGACCCGGTGGATTGAAATACAAAGATAACAAAAGTATTGGCAGAACAGCTGCTCCTGAAgtggaaaaaaaattgttctCCTCGGATAATGAGTATTACAAGCTTTTGGCAATGGAATTTATCGAGAAAAGTGTCGGTCTTGATGTTCACGTGGTGTCACATACACCTGTTGATCTTTCTAATGTTGGCTGGTTAGCATCTGTTACAGGTGGAGAAGTCACACGTTGGGCTAATTTTGATTTCGAAAGAGATGGTAGAGCATTGACCGCCAAGATTTATAATTCTGTGAAAAACATCAGTGGTTATCAGGGCCAATTGAAATTACGGTGTTCTAATGGATTACAAGTCACGCAATATTATGGTACTTCTTCATGTATAAGTGACACAAGTATTGTTGGGAATATTCAAGATCCTGTAATACCTGTATTAAGCAAGGATCTGACATTTACTATTTTGCTTGAATACGACGGGAAATTGAGTCCCAAATTGGATTGTCATTTCCAGGCTGCTCTTTTATACACTGATCCAAACGGTGTAAGAAAAGTAAGGGTGATCAATTTGGTGTTAGCTGTGAGCAAGAGTCTAGAAGATGTATTTCATTTTACCGACGAAAATGCAGTTGTGACAACAATTGTGAGAGATACGCTATCTTTTGTTGGTCAACAATCATTACTTGAATTACGCGAATCgatcaacaataaattgGTTGATATTTTTACTCATTATCGAGCAATGAATGAATTTGGACACAATCGAGCCAAAACTCTAACCAATAAGATGTTGTTTCCTGATTCTTTAAAGCATTTGCCCTTGTACATGTTGTCGTTCCTTAAAAGTACGATCATGCGTGCGTCGGCTGGTTTAACTGCAGATGCTCGATTGGCAGATATGTATCAGATGTTGACAATGCCTATTGAAAGATTGATGTACCATCTATATCCAGCTTTGGTAGAATTGCATTCTTTGCAACCAGAAGATGGTACACTAGATGAGGCTACTGGGTTTTCGAAATTGCCACTATACAAGGATTTGACTCTTAAGAATTTGGATCGTGgtatttatattctttgTAATGGTGAGCGTGTGTATCTTTGGATTGATCCAGAAACAAACCCGATGCTTTTGGAAGATTTATTTGGAACCAATGTGGATGATATTAAGAACATAGACCCAATGATGGATGAATTACCGGAATTGCCTACTGATATATCTAAGCAAACTCGTGGCATCATCGAATACTTCCAACAAGAGATTAACGGAATTTCTTATCCAAACTATACTGGTGTTTACATAGTTCGTAAGACCATCGATGCTGCTGAATTTTTGTTCAAGGAGTTTTTGATGGAGGACGATCTTGGAAATGCTGTGAAAACAGCAAATGGTCCTGGTTTTGCTGAATATTTAACAAGTCTACATAAGGCAATTCGTGTCAAATTAGACAGTGATAAGTCATCACAAAGCATCAAGCAATTGGTTTCAAATGTCGAGCATGGTAATGAAACCTTAGCCCAAAGATATATACATTTCTAagaataattttaatagtattaagaaataataaaatagaaGTCTTTCTATATTAAGTCTATTTAAATTGGCATGTTTTAATTACCTCGATTATTACTTCTCGTTCTTCTTCTCCGCCAGATCTTAGTATATTTCCgcaacaatttttcaatctcGTATTGGTACTTAAACTGGAAAGATTCTTTTCGGAATGGTTTGCAGTAGCAATCGCTAAATTCAATAGCACATATTCCATTGGTAAAATTAAGCTTTTTTCATGCAGTTGAGTGGAAAAGATGTCCGTCAATATATCAATGAGAGTCTTGAATTTGTCATCGTCAGAGACAATCTGTGCTGCTAGCGGTTCAATATCCGTAGAGTGCAACAAATAAATAGCAATGGTTGCCTGTAAATTCACCTCACCTGATTGAAGCAATTGCATCGATAAGTCAAATCGTTTTCTGGCAGCCTCGGCATCCCAGTTGAAGAATTTCACCAAAAGTGGGATTTCTGTGCTCAAATTTGCAATCAATTCCCAGCTTGCTTTCCGAATTTTGGTGTCTTCtgaaataatgaaattatctaaataggaatcaaataattgtGTAACCATATAATGTTTAAGTTCTGGCTTGGCTGTAGCTGCTATATTGGTCAACGCTAGCAAACATTCAAAGTGATCCAATAATGACATGTCGTGGAGATAAGAATCGGAGTCGCCCCCTTGATATTGGGATATATCTGGGCCTAATAATTCCTTTAAGAATGGTATAGCAACTCTTGAATCGTACTTGGTGAATGCAGTTTGAggatcaacaacaatcaacatTCGAGCTAAAGACCTACTGGCAAACGTACGGCATTGTTGAACTATTTCATCCTTAGGTTTGGGAAGAGCTGTTATTAAGTTTCCTTGGCGTTTCATTTCACTGAAATTAATTAGATAGTTTAATACAATAGTCATTGCCCCTTGTTTTACCAACTCTGTTCGACCCTGTTTCATTTGATCTATTGACAAGTGGtatataattttgattaCTTCTGCAAGTGAATTGTTCGAACCTGATTTGTAAGACTTTAACGATGCTATTTTGGATATAATTTTATTGGTGTTAAGTAGTTCTCGGTTGAACAAAGTGATACCTTCTTGGTTTTCCTTTTCATCATTGGATCCATATTTAGGACTTGCTGCAGTTTTTAAGCGATATCTTGTGTTGgaatttaattctttgtCATTCACATCTCTCGTTTttgttaaatttgaaataattgaCAACACACCATATTGAAATGATGTATTAATGGTGGTGGAATCTGTCGATGTCTCTTTAAGTCTTGCAAGAAATAGTTTGATTAAACTCACATCCATTCGAATTAACTCTCTTACTTTCCAATACAATGACAAGTACATTAACCCTTCTACGGAAAACTCGACATATTCATCAAAAGCCTCAGCGTGTTTGAagtaatttatcaaaatttcaGCTAAATCAAGTGTACTTATCTCggtatcttttttttcaacttcgAGTAATTTCAATAGTTTGCTGATGGTCACACTTGAAATGACCTGGATTTGGTCATTATTGATTGTGCACCCCTGTGTCAAGAACTTAAGATAGTTCGAAACAGTATAATTTCGACAATTCTCGACAATACATGAGGCTgcaattaatttcaatatcgGTATAGCTAAAGGTATGTCCTCGCCCTTGATAATATAGTTTATGCGTTGTAACAAATGGTTTCTGGTTCTATCGTGCTGGTATATTGGAGCGCATATTTCAGGGGCAATTGGAAAACACATAGCTTGAACAGATACAAAATTAACAAAGTTGTTGTAACTtaaatcatcttcatccATTACCATTTCTAGATAATCTGATATTATGTCTgaagttttctttttttgtagtTGCAAGTTCTGTATcaccaacaccaatacCCCTCGGTTAACATCTTCATTTTGTTCGTTCACAAATGTTAAAAATAAGTTTAAATGCTCTGGATTTGTGATTTTAGAATGGGTGATCAATGAGCTATATACATTCAAGTAGAATGGCAAATTCACACCAGATTTCATAATCCATCTTAGGCTGGAATACAACTTCTGCATAATCTCTTCAGATTCACTATTGACACCTAAAATGTTGGTGATTATAATTGCTGCTTCGTCATTCACTCTTTCAAAGCATTTAATAACTTGATCAGGATATTCCATTAACAATTGATATAAAATCTTTGAATACTGGGGATTGTGAGAAATCTTTGCCAATTGATCAATGAGCTTGTGCCCATCAGCTTTATCCAACTCGTGGCTGCAAAGGAATCTGAGCAATACGTCCTTCGTTGACTTGTCTTGAATATTCTCATTCTCAATTATTTGTATAAATATTTCGTCGGACATTGAAAAGTTGCTACTGGAACGATAGATAAAGTAGATAATTGACGTGTAACTAAAGGCAATGGcgaagaaaaaatatttcaaggcaaaaaagcaaaaaaaatgtgCGGTCAAGAAAAGTTCCCCTAAAACGACAAGATacaattttaataaattcaaaccAAGCCAACATGGATACATCAACTGTACTTGAGAAATATACCCAAGACCTATCTAATCTACCACTTGAAGTGAGGCACTTACtagaagaaattaaaagtaAAGATGTGCAAGTCTCAGAAGCAAGGAAACGATATCAAACTCGTGA encodes:
- a CDS encoding lethal with sec13 protein 1, putative (Similar to S. cerevisiae SFB3;~In S. cerevisiae: member of the Sec24p family; forms a complex, with Sec23p, that is involved in sorting of Pma1p into COPII vesicles; peripheral ER membrane protein; potential Cdc28p substrate.) — translated: MSYNQHHQPYTGGLDNGVNTAVNGNKLSESLHALNLDQQHSLGSQQHSSKKKTKRPIRAFHTEFNSPIPTTSSSPALPSSPSVAGYPPNFASDGGSPLVNSPGQFQQSSFVSQAQDHSHSQFTTVSNSTEVDQAILQDARNFHQNHDLSLQEHRFNSQREYSTPDSEGVFKSFQTFADTVPPEAGTQFHAIDQGNSSSKFMRSTMYYVPESEQLRSATKLPMSITVRPFAPLLPTEEKVQTVDFSMNDPNNTPEDPLSIGPIRCHRCRAYVNPSMQFTHSQRFVCNICQFANNLVPSEYASVLDGRGYRVDKFVRPELHKGVYDIVVPKEYNFGGPDKDSNPLHVVYLIDITENSIKQNLPVLITDAIRATLFSYNHSSEDVSNGHDRDSPCKTKVAIIAFDKRIHFFNLSSSLESAQISISPDLEDPFVPFSEGLFVDPEESRFVIEDALNYIENLASQDRVPDLEPCFSVACRTASMCLDLFGGGKIISLLSNLPSWGPGGLKYKDNKSIGRTAAPEVEKKLFSSDNEYYKLLAMEFIEKSVGLDVHVVSHTPVDLSNVGWLASVTGGEVTRWANFDFERDGRALTAKIYNSVKNISGYQGQLKLRCSNGLQVTQYYGTSSCISDTSIVGNIQDPVIPVLSKDSTFTILLEYDGKLSPKLDCHFQAALLYTDPNGVRKVRVINLVLAVSKSLEDVFHFTDENAVVTTIVRDTLSFVGQQSLLELRESINNKLVDIFTHYRAMNEFGHNRAKTLTNKMLFPDSLKHLPLYMLSFLKSTIMRASAGLTADARLADMYQMLTMPIERLMYHLYPALVELHSLQPEDGTLDEATGFSKLPLYKDLTLKNLDRGIYILCNGERVYLWIDPETNPMLLEDLFGTNVDDIKNIDPMMDELPELPTDISKQTRGIIEYFQQEINGISYPNYTGVYIVRKTIDAAEFLFKEFLMEDDLGNAVKTANGPGFAEYLTSLHKAIRVKLDSDKSSQSIKQLVSNVEHGNETLAQRYIHF
- a CDS encoding protein she4, putative (Similar to S. cerevisiae SHE4) — translated: MSDEIFIQIIENENIQDKSTKDVLLRFLCSHELDKADGHKLIDQLAKISHNPQYSKILYQLLMEYPDQVIKCFERVNDEAAIIITNILGVNSESEEIMQKLYSSLRWIMKSGVNLPFYLNVYSSLITHSKITNPEHLNLFLTFVNEQNEDVNRGVLVLVIQNLQLQKKKTSDIISDYLEMVMDEDDLSYNNFVNFVSVQAMCFPIAPEICAPIYQHDRTRNHLLQRINYIIKGEDIPLAIPILKLIAASCIVENCRNYTVSNYLKFLTQGCTINNDQIQVISSVTISKLLKLLEVEKKDTEISTLDLAEILINYFKHAEAFDEYVEFSVEGLMYLSLYWKVRELIRMDVSLIKLFLARLKETSTDSTTINTSFQYGVLSIISNLTKTRDVNDKELNSNTRYRLKTAASPKYGSNDEKENQEGITLFNRELLNTNKIISKIASLKSYKSGSNNSLAEVIKIIYHLSIDQMKQGRTELVKQGAMTIVLNYLINFSEMKRQGNLITALPKPKDEIVQQCRTFASRSLARMLIVVDPQTAFTKYDSRVAIPFLKELLGPDISQYQGGDSDSYLHDMSLLDHFECLLALTNIAATAKPELKHYMVTQLFDSYLDNFIISEDTKIRKASWELIANLSTEIPLLVKFFNWDAEAARKRFDLSMQLLQSGEVNLQATIAIYLLHSTDIEPLAAQIVSDDDKFKTLIDILTDIFSTQSHEKSLILPMEYVLLNLAIATANHSEKNLSSLSTNTRLKNCCGNILRSGGEEEREVIIEVIKTCQFK